DNA from Bacteroides acidifaciens:
CAATATATTGAGGTATGAGAAATAATGGAAAACACTACCCTTCGTTTATGGCTGTCGGAAAGAATGAGTTCGGTAGTTACCCTTTAGCACTTATAGAGAATTTAATTAATAAGAAATATTTGTTTAACTTTAAAAGACATGGTATGAAGAAAAACTATGTAATGGCTGCTTTGGTTCTGTCGCTGTTGGCGGGATGCAGCACTGATGTTAAAGAATCTGACATCAAGTTTGCAGGAGAAGCGGGTGTGAAGGTCTCTTTCAACGCAGTGATAAACAGTCAGACCGGAACTCCTTTGACACCAACCCGAGCTACTGATACAGAATGGGAAATTGGAGATTCAATAGGAATTTCCTGTGGAGGTAATCAACAGAATATCCACTACAAATACATAGGTGATGCGAATAATATGTTTGCCGCCAAAGGAGGTGTAGGAGAAGAAATTTGGGTTTTGGGAACACAAGAATATGATGTGATAGCCTATTGTCCGTTTATGGGTACGTCTGGAGTGACCGAGGGAATTGTAAGTGTATTGACTGACACTGAAAATCAAGCAACGGCAGAAAAAAGAAAATATCTTGATTTTCTTTATGCTACGGCTACGGCAAGTGCCGTTCAGCCAAATGTACAGTTAGTGTTTAACCATAAGATGAGCCGCATCAAGATAAAATTTGAAGCAGGCAACGGAGTTTCACTTTCTGATATAGACTGTTATCTTATCGGATTGAAGCAGGAGGGTACATTCAATACAAGCACAGGAGCGACGACTGTCAGCGAAAGTGCGATGACTGAGGATATCTATTGGGGAAATGTAGGTGAAGTAAATAATCATACGATGGAAGCTATCTTGTTGCCACAGACTGTGAGCAGCAAAGTGAGTATTCAGGCCAGAATGGGAGGGCGGTTATATGAAGTGCAATTCCCTAACTTGACTAAGTTAGATACGGGAGTTTCCTATAACTATACTATTAAGGCCAGCATGTCAGTAGACCAAAAGGATTATGTATTTACTATCACGAAAGAGGGAACACAGATCAATGACTGGACTACAGAAGAAGAGGAGATAAAATCTGAGTCTACTTCTCCTGATACAGGTGCTACGACCGAAAATCCGGATTGGACAGTAGAAGAGGAAGATATTACTGCTACAGAAAAAAAATAGCTGTTCTTTTATACCAATATTAATACGACGCATTAATCATTCAATAAATAAAAAATACGAATATGAAAATATATAATTATATATCAGCACTTTTGATTGCAGGTATTGCAAGTTTCTCTTCTTGTTCGCAAGAAGATTTGAATGTGAACGAAACAGGTTCTTCTAATGGTTTCCGCATCAGTGTGACCGATGGTGGATTTATAGATACTACTCCAGGAACACGTGCAGTTGAAAACGGATATACTACTGCCTTTGCTGAAGGAGATGCGATCGGTGTCTTTGGAGTAGATGCCGGCGGAATAGTGACGGATATTAACAACCGGAAGTTTACGATGAAGAACGGCAGTTGGGAAATTGAAGGAACTCCCATCGAATATAAAGGTGCCGATTTTAAAGATATGGATTTTTATGCTTATTATCCGTATGACGCAGATGTGATATTTAATGTCGGTCAAGAAGATCCGTTTGCTCAATATGTTGATAGTTGGGTGCTGGGTAATAATCAGTCCAACGAAGAATATACCAAATACGACTTGATGACAAGTTCCGGTAGTGCTGTGGTAGACAATCGTTTTAAAGGTGAAATCAACTTTAAAATGATACACCGTATGGCTTTGACTGTATTGAAAATGCCTAAACTTGTTTATGACTTTGCCAATACGGACGTAACCCTTGATGATTATGAATTACCTGTTACTGCTAGTTCTTTCAAATTGAATGGTAATGAAGTGACTCCTTTTTATCAAGAAAGTACGGATTCTTATCGCTTCTTGGTGAAACCGGGAACAGAGTTTACTATTGAAGGTACATATATAGGAACAAAGGAGATGTCATATGCGGCTACTGCTACATTGAATAACGGAACGGCTAAAGTATATACAATCAATGATCCTAATAAATACGAATATATACTTGCTGTAGGGGATTATTATTGTGCAAATGGTTCAATTGTCAGCAAAGATACTGAAACTGTTCCTGAAAATGTAATTGGTATTGTATGTTATGTGGGAAATCCGCAACCATCGGTAACACATTCCAGTACTTATACGGAAACTAATGATATTCTGCATAACGACTATCCGGCTTGTAGCCACGGGTTGGTTATAGCGTTGGAAGATATGACTGGATCTGCTTTTCAATGGGGAACTAAAAATCTGTCTACCGGGGCCGCTGATGCATTGTTCGGTGATTGGTTTAAGACTGACGAAGAATGGCAGAATCGCCTTGTAAGCAATTTAAATGAATCAAATAAGGGTGGTGCTCCTTATGCTGCTATTCCGGGATTTATGGGTTACAACAACACATTCCTGTTGACTTACTGTTATGAAAATATACGGCAGTTCCCTTGTGACAATGCTTACGTTAATCTTAACAATTACCGTTCGAAAGTAACTGTTCCTTCTATGGTTACTGACTGGTATATTCCAAGCATTGTAGAGTTAGAACAAGCGGCTAAATCATTAAATGCTATTAATACAAGCATCAATTCCGCAAAAGGAACAGCATTGACAACAGATGCCGGATATTTTAGCAGTAATGAGCGTGCTGTAACTTATATGTGGTATCATAAACTTTCAGAGAATGGTCAGGATATAACGCTGCGTGAGCGCGGTTCCGGTGGCAAACTATGTCGTTTGATGCTTGCTTTCTAAACAGATAATTATATTCAAATGAAGAAAATAAGGCGGCATGGACATACTTCGCCGCCTCATAACTCCTCTATCATGAAAATAGAAATATATGAATAAGAAAAACTTAATAAAAGGAACAACTTTACCTATTGCCCTGTTTTTCTCTTTCGCCCTAATACCGACTTTCGGCAATCAAGGACAGGCTATAGCTGCTGTTGATATAGTTCAGCAACAAGGCATTATCAAGGGAACGGTGGTGGACGATAAAGGCGAACCGGTGATTGGAGCTAATGTTCTTGTTGTAGGTACTTCTGTCGGTACTATTACCGATATCGACGGTATGTTTAAAATCAATGCGAAAGCAGGGACGAAGCTGAAAGTTACTTTTATCGGATATACTGAGCAAGTGTTAGTTGCCAAAAATAATATGCGAGTGGTTTTATCGGAAGATGCTACCACTTTGCAAGAAGTGGAAATCGTGGCATATGGTGTGCAGAAGAAAGTAACCATGACGGGTGCTGTGGCAAGTGTTAAGACCGAAGCCCTGACACGTACTTCCATCGGTTCTGTCTCTAATGTATTAGGAGGGCAGATGGCAGGTCTGACTACCATTCAAACATCCGGTGAGCCGGGTGCAGATGCCGCAGAGGTTTTTATCCGTGGTAAAGCGACATGGGGAGATGCGTCTCCATTGATTCAGGTGGATGGTGTAGAACGTAGCATGAATGATATAGATCCCAATGAAATAGAGTCTATATCCATTTTGAAAGACGCTTCCGCCACTGCTGTGTTTGGTGTACGCGGAGCCAATGGAGTTATTCTGATTACTACCAAGCGCGGTAGGGAAGGAAAGGCACATATCTCTTTCAGCACTTCTGCTTCTATACAAATGCCTACTAAAATGGTGGAAACTGCTAACTCTTATGAATATGCTATGTTTTATAATCAAATGATAGCTAATGATACACCAGTGGGGGAAATACCAGCCAAGACATTCTCAGATGGAGTTATTCAAAAATTCCGGGATGGTTCTGATCCCCTTCGTTTTCCGAGTGTCAATTGGATTGATTATATTATGGGGGATGCTACTCTGCAGAGTCAGCACAATCTGAATATTTCCGGAGGTACGGATAAGGTGCGTTATTTTATCTCGGCAGGTGCTTATACACAAGGCGGACTTTTCAATGAGTTTAGTCTGCCTTATGGTATCAGCTATCAATATCGTCGTTTTAATTACCGAAGTAACTTGGATATAGACGTGACGAAAACCACTACAATCTCATTCAATGTGGCAGGAAACGTTAATTCATCCGAAAAGCCACGTACCAGCCAAGGATCATCCGGAATGGTTAAGAATATCTATTATTCAACTCCGTTTAGAAGTGCCGGTTTTATAAATAATAAGTTGGTATATACTACTACTGACTCACAGTCTGACGGATTGAGCTTACCTTTTGTCGGTGATGCAGACCCATTCACTTATTATGGAGGCGGAGCTGCCCATAGTGTCAACAATTCCTTGAATGCCGACCTTATTTTGAATCAGAAATTGGATTTTATCACTAAAGGACTTTCATTTAAGTTGAAAGGTTCGTACAATAGCTCATTTACCATTAATAAGAATTTGTCCGGTGGTACGGAAATGACTTATACACCGGTATTACAGAGTGATGGGAGTGTAGGATTACGTCCGGTAGACGGTAGTAAATACACTGATGTGAGCTATGGAGTTTCTCGGGGACAGTCGCGTAACTGGTATATGGAAGCTGCACTGAACTATAATCGCTCGTTTGGTAATCACAACATAGGGGCATTGGTGCTTTATAATCAGTCCAAAGAATATTACCCAAAAGAATATTCGGATGTTCCGCGAGGATATGTCGGTTTGGTTGGACGTGTAACTTACGACTGGAAAAACCGTTATATGGTAGAAGCTAATATGGGTTATAACGGTTCGGAGAACTTTGCTTCGGATAATCGGTTTGCCCTCTTTCCGGCAGCATCCGTAGGGTGGGTGGCTAGTGAAGAAAAGTTTTGGGAATCTATCAAACCGGTAATAAGCTTCCTGAAACTACGTGCCAGCTTCGGTTTGGTAGGTAATGATAAAATCGGTGGCTCCCGTTTTATGTATACTGCCAATCCTTATCATGTTAATCTGAACGGTTATGTTAGTAATTCCGGTTATGGAAGTGGTAATCTTGCTCAGATACAGGGCTCTTATGGATACTTGTTCGGGCAAGGAGGACAAACTTCCACTGTTAGTTTAGGAGCACATGAGTGGGCGATTAATAATGCGAATGTGACATGGGAAAAAGCATTCAAGCAGAACTATGGTATTGATATCAACTTTTTTAACGACCGTTTATCTGCTACAGTAGAATATTACAAGGAACACCGTTGGGATATCCTTCTGCAAGACGGAACAGCTCCCGGTATGTTAGGTTTTACTCAACCTTTCTCTAATTTAGGGGAAGTAAATAACTGGGGATGGGAACTTTCGTTGAAATGGAACGATAAGGTCGGGAAAAACTTTCGCTATTGGGCGGGTATAAACCTTTCTTATAATCAGAATGAAATCATCGAGCGTAAGGAAGCTCCTCAGGATTACGACTATTTGTACGAGAAAGGACATCGTATCGGCTCACGCAAGCAATATGCTTTCTGGCGCTATTACGATGAACAAACACCGGTACTGTATGAACAGACATTCCATCGTCCGTTTCCGACTCATTCGGTTGTATTACAAAATGGAGATGCTGTTTATGTCGATTTAAATGGCGACCGGAAGATTGACGCAAATGATATGGGTTATGATTATGGATTTACGGATGATCCGGAATACATGGTAGGTATGAATCTCGGATTCTCTTGGAAGAATTTGGAAGTAAATACGCAATGGACTGGTGCGTGGAATGTGAGCCGAATGATTTCGGATGTGTTCCGTCGGCCATTTTTATCTAGTTCAGGTAATGTTGCAGGTGGTTTGCTTGCCTATCATCTGGCAAATACATGGACAAAAGAAAATCCGTCGCAAGATGCGAAATATCCACGTGCTACATGGAAGAATGCTGATAATAACTATGCAGAATCAACTCTTTATGAACAGGATTCCAAATATTTGCGTCTAAAGACTCTGACAATTGCTTATAATTTTCAATTCCCTTTGATGAAGAAATTGGGAATGAGTACTTGTCAGCTATCGTTCAGTGGCTATAATTTGTGGACTCTCACACCTTATTTATGGGGCGACCCGGAAGCAAGAGCTAGTAATGCACCTTCGTACCCGTTGACAAAGACATATACATTGGGATTGAAACTGGGATTCTAAAAACAGATTTAAAATTTGATTATTATGAAACAAAAATATAAATGGTTTGTCGGAGTAATGATGGCAGGAGTGCTTGGTATAGGAACTACTTCTTGTGTAGACGAGATTAAGTTCGGTAACAGCTTTCTCGAAAAAGCGCCGGGTGGATCTGCTACTCAAGATACTATATTCAACAGTGTCACTTATACCCGGCAGTTTTTGAATACCTGTTATAGCCGCCAATATTATGGTTTGCCTTATGTAAATTCATCTGTTGATGACTTTCCGGATTCTTCCAATCCCTATACAGGAAAGTTCGATGCATTGACTGACTGTTGGCAACTTCACTATTCGGGAACTACGGTTTATAACAGTTACTATAGTGGTACGCATACCGCTAATTACGGTATTCGTGGTGATATCTTCGGATATACTCGTGAAGGTGTCTGGCAGACTGTGCGGTGGTGCTGGCTGCTTTTGGAAAATGTAGACAGAGTGCCTGGTATGGGAGAGGATGAAAAAGTAAAGATGAAAGCAGAGGCGAAATGCCTTATTGCCGCTCGCTATTTTGATATGTTCCGTCACTATGGAGGATTACCGCTTATTTATGCTTCGTTCATGGGAACGGAGACCAACTATCAATTACCACGTGCTACGGTGGAAGAAACCGTGAACTATATGGATAAAATGCTGGAGGAAGCTATCGAATCCGGTGGTTTGAAATGGGCATATGAAGGGGCTGATTTTAATTCTGATAGTGGTCATTGGACATTGGCTGGGGCTATGGCATTGAGATGTAAATTATGGCAGTTTGCCGCTTCTCCTTTGTTTAACGACACTCAAGGATATGCTGGTGGACGTAGTGAAGCGGAACAACAACATTTGGTGTGGTATGGAAGTAAACGTCCCGAATTGTGGAATAAATGTCTTGAATATTGCAGGCAGTTTTTCAATGCCATAGAGGCAAACGGTTTTTATAAGTTACGGGAAGCAGCAGGCAGCAATCCTACTCCCACTGAGTATCGGTATGCTTACCGGATGGGGTACATCCTTTTGGATAGTCCTGAAGTATTACACTCCGTACGTGTAGCAGGCTATGAACGTCCGGGCGGGTCGACTACTTATATATGGCGTACTTGGTGTAACAATGGACGTAACTCTTATACTCCGACCCAAGAGTATGTTGAGATGTTTCCTTGGGCAGACGGAACCCCGTTTGACTGGAATGAGACGGAAGCAGAAGGCAAGCTAAACGATATGTTTCTGACCGGCGAATTTGCTAATGGAGAAAATACTCTTTCCAATCTTATATTAACCCGTGATCCGCGACTATATGAATCTGTCATCGTGAACAATATACCTCGAAATTTAGGATGGTCTTCTCCTAAAATGAGTGACTATCCATGGGAATTATGGGTGGGAGGTACGGATGCAAAGACAGCTCCTGTATTGGAAAATATGCGTTTTGCTACTGGATATGATAACATGAAATATTATTTGAGTGACAGTGATTATGAACGCCAACCTATCCATTGGGCATATCTTCGTTTGTCCGATCTCTTTCTGACGTATGCAGAAGCTCTGCTGCAAGCCGAAAATAATTTCACAGATGCTCTTTATTGGGTAAATGAAGTCCGCGCCCGTGTAGGCTTGGGTAAATTGGAGGAATGTATCCCGAATAAGAATCTGACAACTGATAAGGATGCTTTGTTAGAGGAAATACTTCGTGAACGTGCTTGTGAATTAGGCATGGAAGACAGCCGTTATTTCGACTTGATTCGTTACAAACGTGCAGACCGTTTTGAAAAGAAACTGCATGGTTTATTGATTTATCGCTTGGATGATGCGGGTAAGCGTATAGAGAAACCTTGGAGAGACGGAACTGATGAATTCGGTAAAAATGCCATTCAGCCTACGAGATTTGAATATGAAAGATTCGAATTGCATAACAGAGCACGTGTTTGGTGGACACAAGGATTCGATTCGAAATGGTATTTATCTCCGTTTCCTCAAAATGAAATCAACAAAGGATACGGTTTGATTCAAAATCCCGGCTGGTGATGAGAAACATGAGTAAAATTGATTTTAGAACAGTGATATGAAAAATAATAAAATGCTGGTACTGATTCTGTTGGCATCTTTGGGCATGCCGATAGGAGCGCAGAATATAGATAATAAAGGAAGAGTGTCTGGAGATTCCGTCACTGTGGATGTAGGGGCTAACCGGGTGTTCAGCCGCCACGAATCGACTGCGGCAGTCTCTACCGTTTATAATGAAGAATTTGATAAGAGGGCTTCAAAGAATATTTCTAACTCTCTTTTCGGACAGGGACTGGGATTGACCGCCTTGCAGAATGCGGGTAATTTTTCTAGTACGGAGCCTACTTTTTATGTACGTGGTCTGCAAAGTCTGTCTAGTAGTTCGCCATTAGTTTTGGTAGACGGGTTGGAACGTGACATGAGCCTTGTGTCACCGGAAGAAGTAGAATCGGTATCTATACTGAAGGATGCCGCAGCAGTTGCGTTATATGGCTATAAAGGTATTAATGGAGCTGTTTTGGTAACTACCAAACGGGGAAAATACAATTCAAGGGAAATAAAGTTTACTTATGATCATGTAATCAACTTCCAGTCGCGTCGCCCTGATTTTGTGAATGCCGCTACCTATGCCGAAGCTGTGAACGAGGCACGAGGTTACGAAGGATTAGATGTGCGTTATACCCCTCTTGAAATTCATGCTTTCCGTTATGGGAGAGTGAAGGGGTTGGGTGATCGTATCAATGCGCAATTACCTTATTTTTATCCGAATGTGGATTGGATTGACGAAACTTTCCGTGACATGGGAGTCTCTAATAAATATAATATAGAGTTTACAGGAGGAGGTAGTAAATTTCGTTATTATGCAATGTTAGGGTTGATAACAGACAAGGGATTCGTTGCCAATGCTAATATGAATGACGGTTATTCTACACAAGACAAGTATTCTAGTGCTAATTTGCGTACAAATTTGGATATTGACTTGACGAGTACCACTAAACTGAAATTAAATCTTCTCGGTTCACTGTCCGAATCAAGTCGTCCGGGAACTTCCAGTACGGATTTGTGGGATATGGTTTATTCGATTCCTTCCGCCGCCTTTCCTATACTATCGGATGACGGTTCGTGGGGAGGAAGCTCCACTTGGGCGGGTACGCTGAACCCGGTGGCGCAATCGCAAGGAGCAGCCTATAGCAAGGGAC
Protein-coding regions in this window:
- a CDS encoding fimbrillin family protein, coding for MKKNYVMAALVLSLLAGCSTDVKESDIKFAGEAGVKVSFNAVINSQTGTPLTPTRATDTEWEIGDSIGISCGGNQQNIHYKYIGDANNMFAAKGGVGEEIWVLGTQEYDVIAYCPFMGTSGVTEGIVSVLTDTENQATAEKRKYLDFLYATATASAVQPNVQLVFNHKMSRIKIKFEAGNGVSLSDIDCYLIGLKQEGTFNTSTGATTVSESAMTEDIYWGNVGEVNNHTMEAILLPQTVSSKVSIQARMGGRLYEVQFPNLTKLDTGVSYNYTIKASMSVDQKDYVFTITKEGTQINDWTTEEEEIKSESTSPDTGATTENPDWTVEEEDITATEKK
- a CDS encoding fimbrillin family protein, which translates into the protein MKIYNYISALLIAGIASFSSCSQEDLNVNETGSSNGFRISVTDGGFIDTTPGTRAVENGYTTAFAEGDAIGVFGVDAGGIVTDINNRKFTMKNGSWEIEGTPIEYKGADFKDMDFYAYYPYDADVIFNVGQEDPFAQYVDSWVLGNNQSNEEYTKYDLMTSSGSAVVDNRFKGEINFKMIHRMALTVLKMPKLVYDFANTDVTLDDYELPVTASSFKLNGNEVTPFYQESTDSYRFLVKPGTEFTIEGTYIGTKEMSYAATATLNNGTAKVYTINDPNKYEYILAVGDYYCANGSIVSKDTETVPENVIGIVCYVGNPQPSVTHSSTYTETNDILHNDYPACSHGLVIALEDMTGSAFQWGTKNLSTGAADALFGDWFKTDEEWQNRLVSNLNESNKGGAPYAAIPGFMGYNNTFLLTYCYENIRQFPCDNAYVNLNNYRSKVTVPSMVTDWYIPSIVELEQAAKSLNAINTSINSAKGTALTTDAGYFSSNERAVTYMWYHKLSENGQDITLRERGSGGKLCRLMLAF
- a CDS encoding SusC/RagA family TonB-linked outer membrane protein, whose amino-acid sequence is MNKKNLIKGTTLPIALFFSFALIPTFGNQGQAIAAVDIVQQQGIIKGTVVDDKGEPVIGANVLVVGTSVGTITDIDGMFKINAKAGTKLKVTFIGYTEQVLVAKNNMRVVLSEDATTLQEVEIVAYGVQKKVTMTGAVASVKTEALTRTSIGSVSNVLGGQMAGLTTIQTSGEPGADAAEVFIRGKATWGDASPLIQVDGVERSMNDIDPNEIESISILKDASATAVFGVRGANGVILITTKRGREGKAHISFSTSASIQMPTKMVETANSYEYAMFYNQMIANDTPVGEIPAKTFSDGVIQKFRDGSDPLRFPSVNWIDYIMGDATLQSQHNLNISGGTDKVRYFISAGAYTQGGLFNEFSLPYGISYQYRRFNYRSNLDIDVTKTTTISFNVAGNVNSSEKPRTSQGSSGMVKNIYYSTPFRSAGFINNKLVYTTTDSQSDGLSLPFVGDADPFTYYGGGAAHSVNNSLNADLILNQKLDFITKGLSFKLKGSYNSSFTINKNLSGGTEMTYTPVLQSDGSVGLRPVDGSKYTDVSYGVSRGQSRNWYMEAALNYNRSFGNHNIGALVLYNQSKEYYPKEYSDVPRGYVGLVGRVTYDWKNRYMVEANMGYNGSENFASDNRFALFPAASVGWVASEEKFWESIKPVISFLKLRASFGLVGNDKIGGSRFMYTANPYHVNLNGYVSNSGYGSGNLAQIQGSYGYLFGQGGQTSTVSLGAHEWAINNANVTWEKAFKQNYGIDINFFNDRLSATVEYYKEHRWDILLQDGTAPGMLGFTQPFSNLGEVNNWGWELSLKWNDKVGKNFRYWAGINLSYNQNEIIERKEAPQDYDYLYEKGHRIGSRKQYAFWRYYDEQTPVLYEQTFHRPFPTHSVVLQNGDAVYVDLNGDRKIDANDMGYDYGFTDDPEYMVGMNLGFSWKNLEVNTQWTGAWNVSRMISDVFRRPFLSSSGNVAGGLLAYHLANTWTKENPSQDAKYPRATWKNADNNYAESTLYEQDSKYLRLKTLTIAYNFQFPLMKKLGMSTCQLSFSGYNLWTLTPYLWGDPEARASNAPSYPLTKTYTLGLKLGF
- a CDS encoding RagB/SusD family nutrient uptake outer membrane protein, with protein sequence MKQKYKWFVGVMMAGVLGIGTTSCVDEIKFGNSFLEKAPGGSATQDTIFNSVTYTRQFLNTCYSRQYYGLPYVNSSVDDFPDSSNPYTGKFDALTDCWQLHYSGTTVYNSYYSGTHTANYGIRGDIFGYTREGVWQTVRWCWLLLENVDRVPGMGEDEKVKMKAEAKCLIAARYFDMFRHYGGLPLIYASFMGTETNYQLPRATVEETVNYMDKMLEEAIESGGLKWAYEGADFNSDSGHWTLAGAMALRCKLWQFAASPLFNDTQGYAGGRSEAEQQHLVWYGSKRPELWNKCLEYCRQFFNAIEANGFYKLREAAGSNPTPTEYRYAYRMGYILLDSPEVLHSVRVAGYERPGGSTTYIWRTWCNNGRNSYTPTQEYVEMFPWADGTPFDWNETEAEGKLNDMFLTGEFANGENTLSNLILTRDPRLYESVIVNNIPRNLGWSSPKMSDYPWELWVGGTDAKTAPVLENMRFATGYDNMKYYLSDSDYERQPIHWAYLRLSDLFLTYAEALLQAENNFTDALYWVNEVRARVGLGKLEECIPNKNLTTDKDALLEEILRERACELGMEDSRYFDLIRYKRADRFEKKLHGLLIYRLDDAGKRIEKPWRDGTDEFGKNAIQPTRFEYERFELHNRARVWWTQGFDSKWYLSPFPQNEINKGYGLIQNPGW